DNA sequence from the Methanofollis formosanus genome:
CTGTTCAGAGAGAGTGATGTAGGCCTGGCCTGGACAGTGGAGAGGGGCGGGTTCGATTATGCCCCGCACCAGTTCTCCCCCGAATGGGATGGTCGCCCGCCCCATCCCCTCGTGGACGAGCGTCAGGTCGGCCTCTGGATCGACCGCGAGCCTGACCCGCTGGCCGTCGACCGAGAAAAAAAGAGAACCTCTGCCGCCGGCGCCGGGCCCGGCCGTCGAGGAGGAGATATACGGCTTCGCCAGCACCCCGACCACCTTCACCCGGCCCCTGGCCAGGAGTTCGGCCTTCAGTCCGAGCCAGTCCATAGGGCAAGCGCCTCCTCGAAGTCGGTGTAGAAGGGGATCGCACCGACCGCTCCGATGAGCCCGTTCCCGTCCATCACGACCCTGACGTGGGGGAGCACCGCTTCGAGGTCGGCACGCGAGACCTTCCCCCGCTTCACCGCCTCGCCATACTCACGGAGGGGCGAGGGGTCGAACCCCACAAAGGCCGCCATCCCGGTCTGGTCGGAGAGGGTGTAGCGTTTGAGTAATGCCGCGAACCGCTCGATGAGGCCGTCGGGATCAGTGGAGGCGAACTCCACCGCACAGGCCACGCAGTTCTTTGTCCGTTCCGGCACCGGGAAGAGTTGCACGATGGTGTGCGAGAGGTAGACCGAGGCCTCGTCCGCGATCTGCCGGGCGATGTTGTGGACCAGGGTCCAGGTCGCCCCCGCCTCAGGAGTGTCGGTGTCGTCCACCCCGATCACCACCCGCTCGCGGCGGGGAAGCCAGACCGTCGATCCGGCCAGTTTCCCGCCGCCCGACTCGTCGCACTCGGCCCGGATCACGCCGCGGCCCCGCGCCCGGCAGGCTGAGGCACCGACGCCACCGCCGCCCATCCCGAGATAGGTGACCGAGACCTCGTCGCCCTCGACCGACGCCCCGGCAATCCCCGCGGGGAACTTCGAGCCTTCGAGCCCGAGGTCGACCGCACCGGTCCGCAGGAGGTAGCGCGTCGTCGGCCCGACCGTCCGTGCCGACTCGACGAGCGGGCTCTGCGCATAGTGGCGGCGGACCCACTGCGCCCCGCCGATACATTCGTAGAACTCAACGACCTCGGCCCGGTCGCCGCCGGCATCGGCGACGGCGACGATCCCGGGATACGAGATCACATACGGGTCTACCAGATCTTCAGAGACTCCCATCCGGTCGTTCGCCATAGAGACCAGCCGCCTCCACGCCGCGGTTGCCCCAGAGCACAGCTCCAAGAGCACCTATCCGGCCTTTGCTCGCCGCGGAGTCGATGAAGGTGATCCCGAGCCTCGTCGCCTCGGCCTCCACCTCCTCCCGGGTGAGCAGTTCGGTCTTGATCTTCCTTGCGTACTCGGTCTCGGGCAGGCCGATCCCGCGGTAGTAGGCGATCCCGGTGTCCCCCGAGACCGCGTGCTCCTCGATATAGTCCTTCACGAAGGCGAGGAGGTCGTCGACCGCACCGGGCCTGACCGCGAAGTTCAGCACCGACCCCACGCAGTTAGTCGTCTTCTTCGGCGCCTTGGGGTTGAGCTGAACCAGTCTCATATTAAGGTACTCTGCTCCTTCAACCTTGCACGCCTCGGCACACTGGAGGGCCAGCACCCAGGTCGCCCCTTCCTCTTTGGTATCGGTGTCGTCGATCCCGATGCTCACCTTCTCGTACTTCGGCGAGACGATCCGCACCCGACAGGCCCGCGCCCCGCCGATGTGGAGATCTTCCTCGCTCGGGTACTCGGCCCTGATCACGCCGGGCGCCTGCGGGAGACACGCCGCGACGCCGACACCGGCACCGGCGATCCCGGCCCAGGTGGTCACGACCTCGTCGCCCTCCACCTCGACGCCGGCAAGGGCCTGGCCCCCGATCTCCTGCCCGGCCGCCCCGAAGTGGGGTTCGTACGCGCCCAGACGGGCGGTCATGGTCATCGACGACCCCTGGACGTCGGCGGCGGTCAGCGCCCCGCCGGCACGCCGACGGTTCATCACGTCCCACTCGATGGTGCCGCGGTGCCGGCAGGTCTCCAGGATCTCGGCCAGGCCCTTCTCCTCGTCCACCATCACGATAAATTTCTCTGCAAAGAGCGGTCCAAAGCGCTCTCTCACTTCATCAGGGGTCAGCACGATCATAGCATATACACCGAAAATTTCGTTGACGAAATATTCGGCGGCATCACGGATAAATGGATCGCAGGTGAGCAAGAGGAACAGCTCCCCCCTCTGTCCGCCCCCGGCCAGAGAGAACCACGTCCAGATTGCCCTCCGATCCGGGAGGAGGGCCGCTGATCCGGGTTCAGATTGGAGAGATTGTGGAATCGGGGCAGAGAGGCATCTGTTCACGAAACACCGGCAGGATCATGGACTTTTCCGGCCCCGTGGTGCCCCATATGAGCGTGAGAGATATCAAGACATCTCTTCTCCAGAAGAGGCGACATATGACTGTCGTAGACGCGTGGAAATCGCCGCGATTGTTCGGGCTACCGAATGCTCGGGGAGTGGCAGAATCGCAGATGAAAGGAGGTGTTTTCAGCCCGCCCCACAAAATATGAACGCTGTATCCAAACGATTCGTCCTCTGCCTCCCCCCCTATCTTCATCCCGAAGGTTCGGCGGCAGAGCCCCCGGCGTGATGATCAGGCGTGCCGCCACCCAATCGCAGAATCTCCACCATCATCTCGCGCCGGGGAGCCTTGCCCCCCGGACCCCCCACGACGAAGATAGCCGAGGGGCGGCACAATGCTCGATTTCTGTTCGTTCATCGAACGCAAGAAGGATCAAGGATCGATCCGTCCTCACACCGGGGAGCCACAAGAATGTTCACCACGTATGCTTGAGCCCCGGGTTCATGCTCGATTCAACAGAGCAAAAAAAAGAATTATCTTCTTCTCATCACGACCGCCGCCCCGAGGGCGAGGATCGCAAGCCCCTCCATCACCGGAGTCTGTTTCGGGACGGTGGTGCTTGCCGGGGGCGCGGAGGTCTCGGCGGTCTGCACCACCTCAGTCGTCGGGACCGGCGTCTCTTCCGCCTGCACCGGCGCCTCCGCGGCGACGATCTTCCCCGCGACGATCGCGAAGTACGAGAACCCGTCGGCTTCGGCCGAGTAATAAACTCTCTCCTCGTCCTCCTTCTGGAGCGTCACGGGAAGATTCTTCATTCCCTCGTCGGTGTACTGCAGGAACATGATCTGGCTGCCAGATAGGCCGTGTGCATCCAGCCAGGTCTTCGGCACCGAGAACTCGATGACAAGACCCGCGATCGTGGAGGGGCCGGCGCGATACAGGGTCATCTTCTCGATCTCATAGACCGTCGAGCCGGGCATCCTGACGTCCTTGGGGAGAGACGCCTTCTCCACAGTGACCAGGAGGTCGGAGACGGCATCGCGGGCCTTCACCGTGACCCGGCCGATCGCGGTGCGGTCCACCGAGAACGACCGCGCTTCCCCTGCAGGGACCGACCCGGCAAATGACGCTACGTCCGAGAGATCACCGCCCGAAGACGACGACCGGCCTTCGGCCGCAGGCCGGGAGATCGCCGACAGCCCGAAGAGCGAGAGGCCGTTGGGGGAATATGCCTCGAAGATCAGGTTGCCCGCGGGATCGGTGCCGACCAGCCTGGTCTCCAGCACCTCTTTCGTGTCGTCTTCCGCCCACCTGATGATCCGGACCGCACCGACGCCGCCGTGGGCCCTGACCCATGCCGGGCTGACGGCCATCCTGACAGAGGCGTTGGTGATCTCCTTCCCGTTCGTCAGGTTCGTCTTCACGATGTTCATCGTGAAGGCGACCGCGTCCACCTCCAGGCCGTCGTTGCTCGCGGCGAGCTGGAAGGCGGAGATGATCTCATCGGAGATGGTCTGGTTGAGGGTAGTGGTGATCCCCGCCCCGGCCGGGAGGCCGGTGAGGTTGGCGCGGATGCTGCCCGAGACCGTGCCGGGGAGCGGGAGGTCGGCGACGAGGGGATCGGTCTCGAGGACCATGCCGTCATAGGTCGCGTTGATCCGCCCGCCCGCCGGTTCCTCCATCGACGTGGTCATGACCGTCAGGGTGAAGCCGTCGCCCTGCAGGGCGAGGCAGCTGCCGTTGATGCTGGCGGCGCTCGCGTTGACCGAGATGGAAGGCGCCCCGCTGTTGTTCTCAGCGAAGGTGCAGTCCGGCATCTCGAAGGAGACCGTCTCCGTCTTTTTCGTCGCGGGGACCACCGTGACGATCGCAGAAGCCGTGCACCCCTCGCACCCGGCGGTGACGGTCACCTCTCCCGGCGAGAGCGCTTCAAAGCACCCGGTGGTCGCGTTCACGACACCACGAGTCGTGTTGCTGCTTGACCACATCGGCACCGCGCCAGGCATCGCCTCCCCACGCTGGTCGAAGACCTCGGCGGTGAAGTTCACGCTCTCGGCTACTTCGAGGGTTGTGGCGGCCGGGGAGACGGTGACTGTCGTGGGGGTGAGGATGAGATAGGCGTCGATCGGGGAGATGAGGGGGTGGTAGTGATTCACGCCGCCGGCGACAAACGGCGTGTCGCCGAGGCCGTCACCGTCGGTGTCGTTGCCAGCGTAGGTTTGATAATAATGATTTCCGACAAAGTTGGTGTATGTTGTGCCGTTGTAGATGTAATTGATCGGCTCCGTGGAGTTCAGAGTTAGGGGAGAGGAACTTCTACAGTAAAAATAGCCACCAGGATTATTAGGATGAGTACTGATGTTATTCATATAGACATTGAAGGAGTCACCATCTTTGATGCTATTGAGATAGAAAGATCCTATTTTACCGCCTTTTAATTCATTTCCGGTGAACGTAATGTCTTTTATTGAATTTCTTAAATTAACATTCGATTCCGCGCATTCGTCAATGAAATTGTCCTTAACAACTGTGTTTTGTGTATCAACAATATACAGTCCCTTGCTCACACCATTGTAAATTACATTATTTGAGACTCTCCCGTCTCTACACCTCAGAAAGGAAATGCCAGTACCTCTATTGTAGATAGAGGAGATTGTATTGTTCTCCACAATATTTCCAGAGGATCGTCCATCTCCCATAATGCTAATTGACGTATCAAAGGCATTTTCGATAATATTGTCCCTGACAAGAGCATGGTCACAAGTATTTAAATAAACTGATGTTTTAGAATTGTTGAATTTATTCCCAGCGAGGGTCAGATTACTTACATGCTGCTTATAGACGTAGATACAATACTGTGTATCTGAAAAAATATTTCCTGAGATCGTGCAATTGTCGCCTTCCGTGATTCTTATTGCATTTTTACTTGCAAATGTTGCAGATCCTGTCTGTTTTAGGGTAAAACCTGATATTGAAACATTGTCAGCCAGAACCTCGATCATAAAAGCCCTTTTATCATTCGTGATGGTTGTGCCCGAAGGGCCGTTCTCTGACCTGAGTGTTATCCCTTTCTCAATCTTAAACAGTTCATCATAGATTCCATCCCTGACGAGGACGGTGTCAATATCTCGTGCACAGGCAACAGCCTCAGTAATTGTCCTGAAATCACCTTCGCCGCTCTGATCGACGATCCATGTATGTGGGGGAAGGTCGTCGGGATAGACATAGACTGTCGCTGAGCTCTCGACTCCGGCAAAACTGGCCCGAACTTCAGTCGTGCCCGGGCCCATAATAGTGAAGTATCCGGTTTGGTTCACGGCGCCAACTGAGGTGTTGCTGCTCGTCCACCTAAATGGAACAAACGGGATCTCAGCCCCGGATGGATCGTACGCCTCCCCACTGAACTGGAGAGGTTCACCACTCTCCCAGATCCTTACAATATCAGGCGTGATGTTTATCTCTCTGATATCAGGAGGGAACTCAAGAGAGATCTCTGTGACCTCTTCGATATTTTTACCAACATGCGCAATTCCCGAACCCGTCAACTTCAGCGGCCAGTATGTTCTTCCATCAATCGGCTCTTCGGGGATCTCGAACCCGTCCACTTTATAGCCGGCAATAAAGGTCTTATCACCATCGAGGAACTCACGGCTGGTAATCTGGATGGTCTTATCATTGCCTGCTGCTTTGCCGATGACGGTGACAGTATAGTCGCGAGATGCCAGCGACGTATTGAACGTTGCAGGATCCTGATCATCGACAAGCCCGATGACTGCAGAGAGGCTGACTCCCTCCCACAGCTTTCCGCTGGGGTCGGTATATGAGAGAAGCCCGCCTTTGGAGAGGTCGATGATCGTTGAACGATTCAGCATTCCGTTCACCGCTCCGATCAGGTTGATGTTCCAGTCAGGATGTGATTTGATTACAACCGTAGCATTCCCAGAAACGCTGCCGTTAGTTGCCCGGACAATGGTGGTTCCTTCTCCACGTCCGGTAAACAAACCATTTTCATCGATGGTTCCGACGGACGGAACCGTGCTTGACCATGTAACCAACACCGGAGAGATTTCGTCTCCGAACTGATCATACCCCGTTGCAGTGAATGTACAGTTCTCAATCTGATCCGCGTACATCACAACATCTGACGGCTCTAAAAGAATGGATGTCAGAACCTTCTCAACAGGAGCGGTTACTGTTACGGATGCAGTCTGGGATGCACCTTTTGTAGAAGCGGTAATAATCGTCGAGCCTTCGGAGACTGAAGTGAAAATTCCCTTATTATCGATAGTCCCAACACCAGGGTCGCTGCTGGACCACGAGATCTGTGCCCCTTTGATTTCATCACCATTTGCATCATACGCTCTTGCCGTGAACCTCTGTTTTCCGTTTGCAGGCACTTCAGCAGAAGGAGGCGAAATCGAGAGCGTTGCAGCATCAGGCAGCGGAACACCGGATACGTACCAGCCACTGAATTCTGTTGGATAAGGCCCGGTCAGTCGATTGGTCCAGGAAGTGAGATTATATACGCCAGGGTCGGCGTTTTTGCAATAACCATAGACATTGAAAGCCAGCAGGGTGTTCAGATTTTCAACCTCGTACTGTACCCTGAGAGGATGAGCGCGAAGAATGCCGCCATTAAGGTCGACGAACATCAGCCTGAATGTATTTGATGTATCACTCAGGTCCTGACCGGGAAATACCGGATACCGGGTCTCTGCCGCCGGCCGCCATGTCTGCGGACCATAGATAAAATCATCTTTGGTGAACCACTCATCAAGTGTCACCGGTTCGTAATGTTCTGTGCCGGGGGCGGGTTCTGCATGAGGGATCGGATTCGGTACCCACTGGTATCCGTCAGCCCGAATATGTACCTTGAAATCGTCGGGAATCGTTCCGTTTACTGCAACACAGAGGAATATTTCGTCATGATACCCGCGTCCTCCGGTCTCCGTTACATAAAAAGTTCCTGACTGGTCGTGGGTGTTGGTGACCTGTCCATATTGCATATACCCGCTTGAATTCGAGATGTGAACCGCATTCAGACCCCCACCGGTCCATTTGATCCGAAATGTATCGTTGCCGAAATCGTTGAACCTCGCCCCTTCGTCGTTTGCAACTTTCAGGTACACGTCGTCCACTGCCGGAATCACGCCCCCGAAAACGTCACGAACAGAGGACAACACCTCCATGGTGTCCACCGGTGTCGGCGAAACCTCGGGCAACGGGGCCGTCACCGTCGCCGCCGCACTCCCGTTCACGGTGCCGTTCGCGACCGTGGCGATGATCACGACAGATCCCGGGGTGAGTGCCGTGAACGATCCGGTGCCGTTCACCGTACCGACCGATGGGTCACTGCTCTCCCAACTGAACACGACATCGGGAACGACCGCACCCGAAGGATCATATGCCGCCGCCGAAAACGACCGCACCTCGCCCACTGTCATTTCGGCGGATGCCGGCGTGACGTTCACCCACGAGATCACAGGCAGCATCGATGTCGTGACGTTGCCGTCTCCTCCGGACTCTGGATCCAGAGGAGAGAGCACGGTGCCGTTCATGTCGCCATCGATGCCGGATACGTTCGCGCCGGAGGCGGAAACGTTCTCCGCCCACGCAGGGACGACGCAGAGCGCGACCACAGCGAAAATCGCAAGGATCAACCACACCGGCGAGGAAACATTTCTCTGCCGGTTTTTTTCAGGGGGATGAATATCAGATTTTTTCATGATCAGACCTCGAAAGCCATCGAATTTGGGAATCATTCGACGTACAATATACATTAAACGAGAATTAGTAAAATAATAATTCTTTCGATTTATTATTCTGTTAAATATATCAACATAACATAGTTCATAAACATCGGAAATATACACAAAAACGATCCCCCCCCTCACAGAGAAAACAATCCGGATCAATCAAGAGAACATCTACAGAATCAATACTCAAAAAAATAAAAAATGAAGATTAGAAACCGATGGTCCACCCACTGCTTCCTGTACCTGTTATTCTGTTCGTCCAGGAGACGGATTTTCCCTGAACCGACTGATTGCACCAGGTGTAGATGTCGAATAGGGCATTTCCGCTATAACCTGTAATGCCATAGTCAACTTTGATCATGCCATTGTCCGTAAGACCAAGACCAGTGGCGTTCAGAGTCCCAAGCCCAGTGTCGATGAACATGACCTTGTAGGTGTCTGAAGTGTTCGTCATGTCCTGGCCGTAGTACATCGGATAGTTTTCATCGAAATACGGGCGCCACTTGCAGTCAACGAGTTCTAACTCTAAATCATTCTCAAGGAAATCGCCGTTACCAAACGTGCCGATACTAGCATTACTATAGTACGTGAGACTGCCCGACGACGGGAACATAATCGTCGGTGTCAGAGTCCAGTTGTATCCGGAAGCCGTGATGCTCAATGCAAGATTCGTGGTATCGGCCCCTCCCGGCACTCCGAACATGACGATGGCGGAATCACTGCACCCCGGGTTCTTACTCGTGTCTGAGATGTAAAACGTCCCGTTCAGATTTTGATTGGCATATACAGCCCCATTTTTGTTCGTCGTGCTGTTCGTGATATGAATTGCTTTGAGGCCGCCACCAGCTTTTGAGAAGTTGAAATAGTAGGTGCCATCGCCATGAGGATCATAGAACGCCCCGTTTGCCATCTCGATATACGTCTGGTTGTTGTCAGCAAATTCAGCCGCAGAAGCCGGCGCGACACATGTGGCGAGCATCAGGACAACTGCCGATGCCATCGCCACCTTCAGTACCATTGCTTTTCCTTCATGTTTCATCAGAGATCATCTCTTTCGTTCATGTGATCCGGGCACCTGTAGAGACACCAGGATCCTGCCAACAGAAGCCGGACAACACCTAGTAAACTATAAAAGATTTACTTAAGGCCACTGTCAACGATCAATACCCAGAAAATCATCAGATATATAATTGTCGAATTAATATAGCCCCAAATTCTTGACGCAATTCCGTGCAAATAGAGATAGCAACCAAAAACGGATCCACTTTAAAAAAGAACAACCACTTCTATCGATACCAGATATCATTCCCCCCAACACTACATCCCCCACAAAGAACCCAATCACAAAATAGCCATTTTCATTCCAGATAGAGAGAAAAGAACCCAAAGATGCTGCACGGCCACTCCCGGCACATCGGCCGATACGAGATCAAATAAGAAAATGCTGCAAGCCACCGCTCCTGCGCGTTGCATTCGGCTCCCGATCACCTACACAGAGAGCGATCAACCCACCAAAATCCGAACAACCTCTCAAGTCTTCCAGGCGACAGACACCGACACGGCCAATCCCCCGACACGACCCCACCGGGACGATCGAGACCGATCAGAAAAAAAAGATTTAGAAGAGGTCCTTGAGTTCGATCTTGAAGGGCCCGAGGTTGCCGCCGAAGTTGCCCGCGCTGATGAAGACGACGCCCGGCACCCTGGTCGCCGCCTTGACACCTGCGGACATCGCTTCCTTCACCGACTCCTCGTCGACACCGTCGATGACGATCTCGTAGATCGCCTTCACGCCCTCAGGCACCAGAGAGTCCTCGACCTGCTCGCGCAGCGTCGGGCAGTACTTCTCGTTGGTGCTCGCCGACATGAACTTGTACTTGTTGCTCCCGACCTTCGAACCCGACGCCACGATGCCGCCCGGGAATGAGGTGATCACACCGCAGACCGAAGCGATCGCGTCGACCGCCGCCTGAGCGGCCATGAGCGCGGCCATCTGGTTCTCGCCCATGATGAAGAAGTTGCCGCCGGCAACGCCCTTGACGATCCCGAAGTCCTCCTCACCGACGTACTCGCCGTTCATGATCGGGATGGCCCAGCACTGCCGGCCGCCGACCTCCTTCTTGTACTCGTACCCGTCACCGAAGAAGTGGAGCTTCACCGGGATCCGCTCCTCGGCCTCGGGCAGACCGTCGAAGACGGCGGTCGTCGGGGCGGTGAGGACACACTCGGCCAGACGCTCGACAACCTGCTCCTTGAGCTTCTTCTTGCCGGCACAGATGAGGATCGCATACCCCGGTCTGCCGTCAGGAGTCTCCTCAGCCGGGACAAAACCCTCCACCCCGGCCTCGCACGGACAGCCGATCGCCGAGGTGGCAAACCCGGTCGCCTCAACGGCGGCCTTGTAAGCCCACTCCTCGGTCACGGCGGTAATGATCACCCTGGACACCCAGGTGGGGAACGCTTCAGCGTACGTCTCGTCGATGGTCACACCGTTATACTCCATTATGTGTACACCGCTACAGAGTTGCAACAGGGAAACAGAAGAACATTTCTAAATCACCCGTGACCGGACGGCCCGCCCGGACGACCGGACCCGATCATCCATGCGAGACCTGATAAAAGGCTCGAAAAATCCGGATCACAGGGCCCATAGAGGATCTTCAGTTAATGACCGGGCAAAATCAACATAATCCACTTGTCTGAGAGCCTTTCCGGGCCTTTTTAATGGGTGTGGTGATTCAGAAAGTTTATCTATATTATTTGCCAACTCTTTCTTAATCGATTTTCAATCGAGATAGCTGGTGCGTGAAACCATGGCATTTGCAGTGCACGTCAACATGGAACGGTGTACCGGTTGTAACAATTGTGTGGTCGCGTGCCCAGTGGACGCACTGGAGCTCAACACCGTGGATCCTGTCACCACCGACAAGATCTACAAGGTGATGAACGGCAAGGCAACCGTCCTTGACGTTGATCACGAGCTCTGCGCCGGCTGCGGCGTATGCGTTGAGGCATGCCCATACAATGTTATACGGCTGGTCGTTGGATCAATGCAGTCCGGGTCTCCGGCCCCGATGACAGCAAAGGAGTGAGGGTTACTCATGGCGATCTTTCCGAAATTCTCCAAGACAAGAGATGGTGTGAATATCATCAATGAGCAGCGGCTCCTCAAGCAGGTCAACCACCTCATTCTCGACACCCAGCGGTGTACGGGATGTGGCATCTGCTCTGAGTCATGCCCTGAAGAAGCGATCACGGTCAGCATGGTTGGTGCGACCAAGAGGAACAAGGGTATCAGCTACGCAGCACCCGTGAACATCGACGAGGTCAAGTGTTCATACTGTGGTGTCTGTGTGGTCATGTGCCCCTTCAACTCGCTGACCCTGAAGATCGACGGCGAAGAGTCTCTCCCCATCGTAGAGCGGGAAGGCTTCCCGCAGTACGACATGCTCGCCAAGATCGACGAAGAGAAGTGCGTACGGTGCACCGTCTGCGAGGACGTCTGTCCCCGTGACGCGATCGACCGCGACGTCCCGGCCTACGAAGGCAGCGTCGAGGACGGGCGCGAGCGCCAGACCGCACTGACCGCAAAGACCACCTTCGAGGTCGACACCGACAAGTGTACGGTCTGTGGCATCTGCGGTTCGCTCTGCCCGGCAATCACGGTGAAGCGCAAGGCATTCACCGCCGAGACCGGTGCGGTCGAAGGCGACGTCCTCTGGGACGAGAACCTCTGTGACGCCTGTAAGGTCTGTGTCGAAGCCTGCCCCGAAGAGGCGATCACCGTCGTCCGCGAGGTCGAGACCAAGAAGCTCCCCGGCAAGGTCAACATCATCGAGGATGACTGTTGCACCTGCCGCTGGTGTGCCGAGAACTGCCCGTCCGAGGCGATCACCGTCGAGAAGATCTTCGAGGGCGAGATCGAGTTCCACGCCGAGAAGTGCCCCGGCGGCTGCTCGACCTGTGCCGAGATCTGCCCGGCCCACGCGATCTATCTCCCCTCCCCTGCACCCGTTGCCGAGATGAAGGGCGAGAAGGAGCCGAACATCGCCGTCAACAAGGACCTCTGCATCCTCTGTGGCGCATGTGTCAACGCCTGCCCCGGTGAGGACATCATCGTCCTGAAGCGGACCGGCATCCGTATGAAGGGCAAGGAGACCGACCTGTTCAACAAGATCAAGGCAAAGCTCTTCACCCCGCGGACCTCCAAGGTCAAGGAAGGCGTCACGCCCGGCGAAGTGGAACTCAAGGCCCTTGAAAACGCGTGAGGTAGTGACATGGCAAAAGGATATAATGACCCTGCAATGGAAGAGAAGTTCCAGGACAGGTACTTCCACGCTACGACGGAAAGCAACCCCGAATTTATCAAGGAAATCGAGCGTCTCGGCCGTACCCCTGCACACATGTGCTTCCAGTGCGGTACCTGCACCGGCTCCTGCCCCTCGGCCCCCCGGTCGAGCTACCGGATCCGGAAGTTCATGCGCCGTGCCGTCCTCGGGCTTGAGAAAGAAGCCCTGACCGACCCGGACCTCTGGCTCTGCACCACCTGCTACAGCTGCAGCGACCGGTGCCCCCGCGAAATTGCCCCGACCGACGTCATCATGGCGATGCGCAACCTCGCGTTCAAGGAGGACATCGTCCCCAGGAACTT
Encoded proteins:
- the hdrC gene encoding CoB--CoM heterodisulfide reductase subunit C, with translation MAKGYNDPAMEEKFQDRYFHATTESNPEFIKEIERLGRTPAHMCFQCGTCTGSCPSAPRSSYRIRKFMRRAVLGLEKEALTDPDLWLCTTCYSCSDRCPREIAPTDVIMAMRNLAFKEDIVPRNFLKTIQLIYNTGHGVPNNDVNRAARVKLGLEAEPETTHKYPEFIPGIQKILDHYQMKENADRILSEGEQ
- a CDS encoding 4Fe-4S binding protein — protein: MAIFPKFSKTRDGVNIINEQRLLKQVNHLILDTQRCTGCGICSESCPEEAITVSMVGATKRNKGISYAAPVNIDEVKCSYCGVCVVMCPFNSLTLKIDGEESLPIVEREGFPQYDMLAKIDEEKCVRCTVCEDVCPRDAIDRDVPAYEGSVEDGRERQTALTAKTTFEVDTDKCTVCGICGSLCPAITVKRKAFTAETGAVEGDVLWDENLCDACKVCVEACPEEAITVVREVETKKLPGKVNIIEDDCCTCRWCAENCPSEAITVEKIFEGEIEFHAEKCPGGCSTCAEICPAHAIYLPSPAPVAEMKGEKEPNIAVNKDLCILCGACVNACPGEDIIVLKRTGIRMKGKETDLFNKIKAKLFTPRTSKVKEGVTPGEVELKALENA